The Dermacentor silvarum isolate Dsil-2018 chromosome 3, BIME_Dsil_1.4, whole genome shotgun sequence region GTGTATATTAGTGCAGGCTTCAATCAATAAAGATgtagttggcagtcagcgctcgtcccgtgttcacccttgtccgtgttttttggtgCTGTGTCAAATGAATGGTCCGAACCAACTAGCTCGCGCCCAAGCCTGTCTGAGTCAGCAATAAATTCCGTGCAAATCGGTTCAGCGTTTGTCTAAAACGCGAACATTCCTGCGCGCCCTAGGCGCACGAATGTAGTCCATAAAGGCAGATGCGGACAGTAGCGCACAAGCAAAACAAACCAAAAGCGGAGCTGACGCAATACATATTCAGTGGTCGACGAACCTCCGCGTAGCGGTAAATGGAACTTGGCAGTGAAAACTAGCACCGCTTTGAATAAGCAAGCACGATAAGGATCGAGGCTTGCGAGCAACCTTCACGGGCTGCACCACGCACTCGGCTGAGCCAACGACTGGGACGGTTACGTGAGAGGGTTCGGCGAGCAGGTGCGCTTGCATCATTCGATCCGGTTCAAACCGCCTTCGCCTTACCGGCTCTACGCGGTTTGTTATAGCTGCCGACCTGCACTTATTGCACAAGAGTGCACGCTATAGTTCCCACAGCAATGGCTCCACGAATTTAAAGGGAAAAAGCGATCTTCTGTAGAAATTAAATAGCTCGCTTTCTAGCGCATACCTGTACGCGTCGATACCCTTACGCATACACGATTGCGCACACCTAATTTATTCGACTATAAgggagggggaaaaaaaacgaCCTTAATGCATGGCATGCAGTATCGTTTTTTCGTCGATTCCATATATCGCTGGAATATTTTATGTGACGGGCATGTTTGATGCTGCTGCACGCATTGGAGAGTCGAGAGAAGAGGAGGCAGCCCCCTTCACCTCTTGAGGCTACCCTGGGACCGCACCTCAGGCTGCACGTTAGATCATGTCAGTGGCCGATTCAGTACTTCCGGGGCTACAGATAGACCGCAACCACTTGGTATTCCTTATTTCGAGCACCGCAATCCTAGGACACCGGCAACTTCGCATTCCGTGTCCACCAGATTGCGTAACCACCACGCGAAACCAAAACCGAACCTGCGAACCCACGCTCAGAAGCGGGACGCCATTAACGGCTCACACAAGAAAGCTGTAGAGTGCTCCTACAACGCGACAGCTACAAAAAAACAACAATCTCGTTTATTGTGTCAGATCCTGTTAAATTAAGAAGCGAGATGAGTCCCGATCAATAGCTTCGTCCGAACATCGTGTAGAACGCGGGTTTTCTCGTGCACCCAGGGTTGACGCACTTGTCTCCCTCTTCGATCTTAGCCGGCTGGTCGAACGGGATGCACAGGCTCTTGGCACCCATGGCCGGGGCCCCGGGCTCCGCCTCTCCGCTGTCCTTGGCGCTGTTCTTCTTGATCTCGTCCTCGCAGTCCATGTCGCCGCAGAAGGGGGCCATGATGACGCACTTTTGCTCCAGCTTCTGCAGGAACACGTCCCAGCTCTTGGTGACCGCCTGGAACTTGACCTGGTCCGCCTTGGCCCGATCGTACATCGACTTCTGGATGGTCTCCAGCAGGGTCTTGATGTCCTTGACCGCGCTCGCCGCGCTGTACGTGAGCTTCTCGCCCGTGTCCCTCCGCACGGCCACGAactggttctgctgcatgtcccgCGGACCGATTTCCACCCTGACGGGAACTCCCTTGAGCTCCCAGTGGTTGAACTTCCATCCCGGCGAGTAGTTGTCCCTGTAGTCGCCCTTGCACCGGACGCCCTCCTTGGTGAGCGTGGACTCGAAATCCTGACAGAACTTGATGAGCGCCGCCTTCTGTTCCTCCGTCATGGCGGCCGTGATGCCGCACGGCACGATGACGATCTGGTAGCTGGCCACCCGGGGAGGCAGCACCAGTCCCTGGTTGTCAGCGTGTACCATCACGAGCACGCCTATCGTCCTCGTGGTCAGACCCCACGAGTTCTGGAACGCGAACTTCTTCTCGCGCGTCTCCGGGTCCTCGAACTGGATCTCGAACATCTTGCTGAAGTTCTGGCCAAGGTGATGCGACGTGGCGCCTTGAATGCCGCGACCGCTTGCCGGCACGTAGCCCTCCACGGTCGTCGTGAAGTCGGCGCCGGCGAACTTCTCCTTCTCGGTCTTGCGGCCTCGCACCACCGGAATCGCTAGCAGCTCTTCGTAGACGGCCGTGTAGATGTCGAGGATCTTGTAGACCTCCTCCACGGCCTCCTCCCTGGTCGCGAACGCCGAGTGGCCCTCCTGCCAGAGGAACTCCCTGGTCCGCAAGAACGGCTGCGGGTGCTTGAACTCCCAGCGCACGATGTTGCACCACTGGTTCAGCTGGAGTGGCAGGTCGCGGTGCGACTGGATCCACTTGGCGTACGATGGGTACATGACCGTCTCGCTCGTCGGCCGGATGGCGATGGGCTCGGCCAGGTCGCTGTTGCCGGACTTGGTGACCCAGGCGACCTCGGGGGCGAAGTCCGCCACGTGCGTCTTTTCCCGCTCCAGGGCCTGAGCAGACACGAACATGGGGAAGTAACAGTTCTGGACGCCTATGACTTTGATCCTCGAGTCGAGGAATTCCTTGATGTTCTCCCAGATGCTGTAGGCCCACGGGCGCAAGATGTAGCAACCGCTCACGTCGTAGTACTCGATCATTTCAGCCTTTGTGATGACCTGGGttattgaaaaagaaaagaggagCGCCGCGAAGTTCTCAATATTTGCACTAATTTTATCTGACTCTATCTGCTATCTTCAAAATAGCAGTAATTCATGAGTGTCATCTTAAACGCTGGTCTATGCGTAGCAGTGTGTGCCATATTAAACAGCTGAAATGGACAAAGGGCAGGCACAATATAAACAGAAATATCTAATGATTTTTTGCTGTTTCAGTTTGGAAAACTTGTTAAAAGGCACATTTGACAGGCGTCTTGAACATGCAAGGTGAATCTATCACAAGAACTAATTGTCTTACAGTATAGCACGGTTAGCACAGTATCGacgtatacaaaaaaaaaaaaactaagagagAGACACAATCTGCAATACCAATGGTGACAAGCATCACCAAAGCTCTCTTTTTAGCCAAGATCATGCAGGATATTTATTGCAGTGACAATGTATACACTTATCTGCTAGCATAAAAAGCAATGCTATATTTGTTATGAACGTCTATGCTAGATATCCTTTTCAAAGATAGGAGCCATGCAACACAAAAATATTTCAAGCCTGTTATGGTTGGTCAGTGTCACAAGATGCTGTCATCAGTTCTGCTCTTGTCAGATATTCCTCAGGTATTCCAGTAGACATCTATGCTAATGTGTCTCCACTATGCCAGTACTCTTTTATTTCCACATTTCTCAATCATTCTGACTTGCAAGTTAAGCAATGTGGAACATACCTATTCAAGTGTCTGTTTAATACTCATTGCACCACTCAGGGATCCTTCATCACGTAAAGTCAGGTCACAATGAAATCACTAGATTAGCACCAAGAAACACTGTGATGCTTAAAGGAATACTGACATGAAACTTTTTACTTCTCATTTTCTTGCATTAAGTACAGGTCCAAACACTCTAAACCATAGAAAAAATACTGGCACTTGTCAGAGCACCCTGATTAACTGGCTATAATACCTTTTTACTCGTGTAAGGCTTGTCACCGTGTAAGGCCCACACCCCACATAGGAGTGCGAAAGTTGGGGAAGAAAGTTTCACTAAGCGTCACATGCATACTCGCATACTGGTTAATGACCGCAAGCCACTACAAGATGACACTAGCCCGTGTCCGAAAAATAAGCCACCGACTGTAAATGCGTTAATAGTTGGCCACCAGGGGTTGCATTTTATTTGCATAGCAGTTTGAGTGCAGTTCGGGGCTTCAGTGAGTAGCGCCTGCTCGTGTAAGGCCTGTACTCAATAAAAATTGTAAAAGAAAAAGTGCGGGACTTACACGAGTGAATACAGTACTTGTTTCGACATGCAAGTTTTGGTTTTAAAACACAGGAGGTGGCCACGTCATGACAGCATGATACATTGGCTCACTCTGTTACTGCTGCACTGGAGCTTAGTCAGAATAAATGCGCACAGGACTCTTATCTTTTTTATCAGCAGCGTCATTGTATGCAACTTTAATGATATACAATGTCTGAAAATTTCGCTCTGTCCCATGACATAACGGTAACGTTGATGACACTAGGCCTAGCATTCGAAAATCAACTTTAGTGTCAAGTATCTCATAAGTACTTCTCAACATTAAGACTTGTTAAGCATCACCTTTACATGAGCTATAAGCGTGTGGTAGAGTTTCTACAACTTTAGAAATATGGAACGGTACTCGATTAAATTACTACACATGCAACATACCTGCACTGTTTACACATCTTTATAGGCCAGAGTTGTGCCTGAATTCAACAGCTTTTTATCTCATGTCCCCTCTTTTAACATCAACTTAAGTATGCCCACCTCTCATATAAGCCACCCAAAAAATAACTTTCTCCAAAAAACCTGAACATATATAGTCAGCTCACAGATATCGCTAAAGCACACTGATCTGTCATTAAAATGGTGAATTATATTAAATAAATTCgatttcctttattttctttgatttagctaTTCATTATGTGGCAGTGGGTGTAGCCCCATTCCTGGCCAATCTTCCATAATGGGCATGTCTTACTACAATTGCAACATAAAACTGCTCAAAGCAACAGTCATTCTACAGCAATAAAAAGACATCACTAATAAACAGAGCTTTGCTTCATATTGATTCTTCCGTGTGTGTTGCATCTGCATACAATATCAACGGGACTAGATTCAAGAGGTATCAGAAGAAAATCATACGGAAGAAAAAGACATGAACATTTAATGTAAActtgagaaaaaagaaataaacatgaAAAGTAATCAATGTAAACATGCATATATGTAAATAtgtacagtcgcgatcaaaagtttggagaccaaaGGTGCCGGGATTTTAATTTTtgtttcgcagcctgggcattccggctgaaatcaagtaTGCAACCGTACGTGCGCTTGTTTGGCCAATACAATGCATTAAACCAATTccacgcttgaatatatttaaattttttgctggtACCATGGTCTCCAATGTTTGATCGCGACTGTACATACATGTGTTGATGTGTCGGTTACTAAATTATGTATGCTGAGGAACGCTTACAAAGATATCAACCCAACATTGGTTCTGCCGAAATTTGGGGAGAAGTACAGAAATGCCCCAAAATACTAGAAAACACTCACTATCTTCCAATAATGAAAGGCAGTTTTCGGCCTGATTAGTAAAAATTAAATTTTTACCAATCAGTGACCACATGCCTACAAAATGAGACGGAATGCAAACCTCCACTGGGACAGCTTATTCAACAGCAATGACCAAAGGAACATAAATGCCAGTTGTGAAACTGCATGGCATGCCGTACCTGTGAGTACCAGTCTGGAAGGTTCTCTTCCTTCTTGGCTTCCAGTCCAAGACGTGTGACCTTCTTGGGACCGTCCTGCGGTGTGGGAGTGCTTTCCTTCGACGCCGATTTCTTGGCCTTTTCTGCTTGCTTGGGCTTGTCTGCTTTTTTACCCTTGTCACCTTGATCCTTTTGCTTTTCCTGGGATGACAATTTTGTGCCGCTACTTGACGACTGCTCTGCCGCTGCTGGCTTCCACTCCTGGCCTGTAGCGGCCTTGTAATCTGCCTTCAACTGGAGCAGGGTCTTTACCTCGGGGTCAATGACGTCTTTGGCAGCCTTGCTAGCCTTGAGGGCCCTGATCTTGTCCCCTTGTGCCTGAATCTTTTTGTCCAGTTCTTGTGCACCTCCGATCGCTGCTGAAATGTCACCGGTGCCGGACGCCGGAGGCACAGTCGGGTTGCCAGGCTTCCATTCATTTCCAGTGGCTGCCTTGTACTCTGCCTTCAGCCTCAGCAACTCCTTTATTTCAGGCTCCAGTGCCTCCTTTGATGCTTTCTCTGCCTTCAACTTCCTGACCTTGTCTCCCTGTGCCTGGATGCTTCTGTCCAGGTCGGTTACAGAAGTGGAGTTTTGTGCAGGAGGGGCATTGTGCGGGTTACCTGGTTTTGCGGCAGGTGCTGCCGAAGTTGGCTGCCAGTCCTTGCCGCTAAGCTTCTTGAATTCGGCTTTTAGTGACAGCAGCACCTGAACTTTGGCGTCAATTTCCGGCTTCTGCGCTTTGCTCGCCTTTAGCTGCCTGACTTCATTTCCAACATCCTGTATCCTGCTGCCCAGTTCCTCCAGCTGTTTAGACTGCGCGACCACAGGCTTGCTGTCTTCGACTGGAGACTTTTCGGATGCCTTGCCCTTGGTTCGTTGCTGCTGTTCCTTCAGGCTCTCTCGTGCATCATAAAACTTCTGGACCACTTCTGGAAGTGTTGACGTTGACTGTGTTCCGTCAGGAATGTGGAAAAGCACTAAGGGTCCCTCCACGCTTGTGTGTCGTGCCGCTTCTGGATCGTATGGCTGGTCACAAATGAAAAAGCCTTTCCTTTGGATTTGGACGATGTCGTATTTTTTGAGGTTCGCCAGAAGAGGATCACCCAGCATGGGCACCTCAAGGCGGGTATTCTTTCTCACAAAATCTTTGAAGTCATCGTCTTTGCCTAACACTTGCTTGGACAGAATGTGATCAAAGAAGACGCACTTGCAGGGAACCAATGGTGCTGAAGGTGTCTTTGCAAGCCATGTGACCTTGAGTGTATTTTTATAGTTCTTGTCATCAAGATTTGGCTCTGCTACAATTTTGGTTACTTTTCCCTGAGCACCCTTGTCTACACTTTTGATTTTCAAGTTTCCCAGTCCGATGAAAGTGACGTTATCACCAGCCTTCATGGCCTGAGCATCAACCTGGTCAACGAGCAACTGCGGTGCCACAACAACTTCACGCTGTCCGAGAGCTGGGTTCTTAGGATGAACTGCAACCTGTAGCCTCTCTTCTTTCAAACCTGGCACATCAACTACCACAACGTCTTGTTCCTCCACGGCTGTGTGCCGAGGAGCCACCGGGTCAATCACCTTCTTGTTGAATGCCCAGATTTTGTCCCAGTCCATCATCACAACAGACCTGGACGACCCCTGAGCAATGATGAACTGTTTCAGACCTTCTACCGTCATGCCTCTGCGAAGAACTCCACGTACAGTGGGCATGCGCGGATCATCCCAACCGTCCACAATCTTGTTTTCGACAAACCACGTAAGCTTTCTCTTTGAGAGCACCGTGTTCATCATGTTGAGCCTTGAGTATTCGTAGATATGCGGCTTCCTCATACCTAGACTGTCAAGAACCCAGAAGAACTGCTCATCTCTGTCATGGTACTCGGTAGTCCTTAGAGCATGAGTCACGCCTTCGACGCTATCGACGACTGGGCACGCAAAGTCATACGTGGGGTATACCTTGTACTTGCTCCCTGTCCGCGGATGGTCCATGATTTTGCACCGATACAAGGCAGGATCCCTCATGCAACCGTTGTTTGAATTCATGTCAATCTTGGCCCTGACGCAGCACTTGAGCCCCCGCTCGCTGCCTTTCTTCATTTCCTCCCAGAGCTTCAGGTTTTGCTCGACTGTATTGGCCCTGTTCTTCGACTCGACcctctgctcacgctcggccttCATCGTCTCCGCGTCGGTGTCATCGACGTAGGCAAGGCCCTTCCTGAGCAGCTCCTCGCACTTTTGAAGCAAGAGCTCGAAATAGTCCGACGTGAACGTGAAGCGATCGGGAGTGATCTCGAGCTTCTTGACGTCGTCCAGGATCACTTTCTCGAAGTCCTCCTTCTCCTTCTCCGGATTGGTGTCGTCGAAACGCATGATGAGCTTGCCCTTGAAGGCCTGCTGGTAGTACTGGTTAAGCAGGGCCGCCTTGGCGTGACCCACGTGCAGGTAGCCGCTCGCCTCGGGAGGGAAGCGGACCACCACTTTGCCCATCTCGGCTCCCGGGAGATCGACGAACTTGCCTTCCTCCTTGCTGATCTTGCTGCCGGCGTCCGCAGAAGCCGTCACCGCCTTGGGTTGCTCGCGCGCGGCGACATCGGCCGGCAGGCTGGCGACGACGTCTTTCACGTTGGGCTGCTCCGCGATGAAGCGGTACCAGCGGGAGACGTTCTGCGGGCATCTCTGCGCGGCCAGCGCCGTGTGCCACGCCGGGTTCCCGTAGAGAGCCTCCCAGACGGCGATGTCGGCTAGCGTGACCGCCCGACCCACGAGGTAGGTGACCGAACCGAGAGCCTTGTCGAGGCATCCCAGCGCATGGGCGAAACCGGCATCGGCGGCGCGAGACAGGCGCGCGGCTGCGAATTCGATCCAGTGGTCGACCTCGGTGCGTTCGAGAACGGTGTTGCCGTACAGCTGGCCGTCGGGAGCCGCACGGGCCAGGTAGCGCGAGATGAGCGCGGACGATCCGAATGACTTGCCGCCGTCGAGCTGCAAGCACGTACTGTTGTTCCAGTCCACGTTGACAAGGACGGCCGGCTTGACGTACGCGGCAGTGATGAGGGCACCCACGGGGGGCTCTGTTTTGCTGCAGCTTAGCTTGAGCTGCATCTTGGAACGCGATGCGCCGCCTGTCACAACCAGAAAAGCCGTACTGTCCCGACTCCTGAGCGCAAACTCAGCGGAGCGGATGCGGTGCGTTGCACCACGCAGTCACGGATTGCCGAGAAAGGAACACTTGAATGAAAACTTTCTTTAACTTTCGCTTCCTGGTGTAAGCGAGCAGGGGCCGCCACTAAGCAATCGAAGGAATCGAGTGTGCGAGACCGTTTCATGTAAGTTCTCGCAAAAATTACCTTAACAACTTTTTCAACATTAGGTTATAAATTGTATATTGTTAAGTGGTTGGACGCTTTTTGCGACATCGTGCTTTATTTAACGCGTACCCACGCGGATCTCACTAACTCACCAAGGGCTCTGAAACGCGAGTTTAGAAAGTCCAATCGACATCGTAGTCACCGTTTCTCGTCTGCGTCGTATTTGGTGCTTGCACACATTGGTTTGCATTACGGCAAGAAGGAGTGCAGAATTTTGGCACATTTGCGAGCAAGTTTTTGAGTAACAGCTCTTAGTCATACACTCGCTGTACACAGTAGCGCGATAATATTCCATTTAAAGCGGTCGTTTATCAGTTAACGTTCCAAAATGTCGATATTTACGCCCACTAACCAGATACGGTTGACCAACGTTGCCATAGTGCGCATGAAGAAATGCGGCAAGCGCTTCGAGATCGCTTGCTACAAGAACAAGGTTGTGGCTTGGAGGAACAACGTGTAAGTTTGGTTTCTCCTCTTTTGTCTGTAAGCGACGACCGCCATGATCAGTTACTGCGCAGAAAGTGCGCAGGTACGGTCTAAATTTTGCGGCCGCCCATACGAACGCGGGGCAGTTGCGTTCAGTGACGGAGTTCGGGCACGGAATACGTGTACGTTTGGAACGCGGGGCTTGGTGGAGCAGTTACGTTCAGAGACGCAGTTTGGGCACGGAATGCGTGTACTTTTGGAACGCGGGACAGTTACGTACAGTGGCGCAGTTCAGCGCGGAATACGTGTACGTTTGGTTTCTTTTTTGTCCATAGGCGGTGTTCGCACAGGCCGCCGtctatgggaaggtagaaaaggaaatgaaatggtgggaattcaccaaggattgaagcaaggatgccctctgtcaccactgttcacgctttacgtcaagggtatagaaagacgactggaaaacagcgaattaggttttgatttatcctacacgcgtaatggacaaatggtgcaacagaaggtccctggactgatgtacgctgacgacattgtgctactagcggacaataaaaaagatttacaaatacttgcgaatatctgtgggaatgcagcgacaaatgtaggccttaagtttaccacagagaaatcaggaattatgatctttaatgaacacacgagtgacttcgtggtatcaattcaacagaaagtaatacccatagtga contains the following coding sequences:
- the LOC119445618 gene encoding bifunctional glutamate/proline--tRNA ligase, which gives rise to MQLKLSCSKTEPPVGALITAAYVKPAVLVNVDWNNSTCLQLDGGKSFGSSALISRYLARAAPDGQLYGNTVLERTEVDHWIEFAAARLSRAADAGFAHALGCLDKALGSVTYLVGRAVTLADIAVWEALYGNPAWHTALAAQRCPQNVSRWYRFIAEQPNVKDVVASLPADVAAREQPKAVTASADAGSKISKEEGKFVDLPGAEMGKVVVRFPPEASGYLHVGHAKAALLNQYYQQAFKGKLIMRFDDTNPEKEKEDFEKVILDDVKKLEITPDRFTFTSDYFELLLQKCEELLRKGLAYVDDTDAETMKAEREQRVESKNRANTVEQNLKLWEEMKKGSERGLKCCVRAKIDMNSNNGCMRDPALYRCKIMDHPRTGSKYKVYPTYDFACPVVDSVEGVTHALRTTEYHDRDEQFFWVLDSLGMRKPHIYEYSRLNMMNTVLSKRKLTWFVENKIVDGWDDPRMPTVRGVLRRGMTVEGLKQFIIAQGSSRSVVMMDWDKIWAFNKKVIDPVAPRHTAVEEQDVVVVDVPGLKEERLQVAVHPKNPALGQREVVVAPQLLVDQVDAQAMKAGDNVTFIGLGNLKIKSVDKGAQGKVTKIVAEPNLDDKNYKNTLKVTWLAKTPSAPLVPCKCVFFDHILSKQVLGKDDDFKDFVRKNTRLEVPMLGDPLLANLKKYDIVQIQRKGFFICDQPYDPEAARHTSVEGPLVLFHIPDGTQSTSTLPEVVQKFYDARESLKEQQQRTKGKASEKSPVEDSKPVVAQSKQLEELGSRIQDVGNEVRQLKASKAQKPEIDAKVQVLLSLKAEFKKLSGKDWQPTSAAPAAKPGNPHNAPPAQNSTSVTDLDRSIQAQGDKVRKLKAEKASKEALEPEIKELLRLKAEYKAATGNEWKPGNPTVPPASGTGDISAAIGGAQELDKKIQAQGDKIRALKASKAAKDVIDPEVKTLLQLKADYKAATGQEWKPAAAEQSSSSGTKLSSQEKQKDQGDKGKKADKPKQAEKAKKSASKESTPTPQDGPKKVTRLGLEAKKEENLPDWYSQVITKAEMIEYYDVSGCYILRPWAYSIWENIKEFLDSRIKVIGVQNCYFPMFVSAQALEREKTHVADFAPEVAWVTKSGNSDLAEPIAIRPTSETVMYPSYAKWIQSHRDLPLQLNQWCNIVRWEFKHPQPFLRTREFLWQEGHSAFATREEAVEEVYKILDIYTAVYEELLAIPVVRGRKTEKEKFAGADFTTTVEGYVPASGRGIQGATSHHLGQNFSKMFEIQFEDPETREKKFAFQNSWGLTTRTIGVLVMVHADNQGLVLPPRVASYQIVIVPCGITAAMTEEQKAALIKFCQDFESTLTKEGVRCKGDYRDNYSPGWKFNHWELKGVPVRVEIGPRDMQQNQFVAVRRDTGEKLTYSAASAVKDIKTLLETIQKSMYDRAKADQVKFQAVTKSWDVFLQKLEQKCVIMAPFCGDMDCEDEIKKNSAKDSGEAEPGAPAMGAKSLCIPFDQPAKIEEGDKCVNPGCTRKPAFYTMFGRSY